A single Dioscorea cayenensis subsp. rotundata cultivar TDr96_F1 unplaced genomic scaffold, TDr96_F1_v2_PseudoChromosome.rev07_lg8_w22 25.fasta BLBR01000404.1, whole genome shotgun sequence DNA region contains:
- the LOC120254278 gene encoding zinc finger protein CONSTANS-LIKE 5-like encodes MARELEERSGYWGLTARPCDTCRTVPAVLYCRADKAFLCTACDTRVHGANTVASRHERVWVCEVCEQAPASVTCKADAATLCITCDADIHSNNQLSRRHERQPLLPFYETPSKPTPPLADDPSWLFSTPKSPDLKSSEFYFQDSDPYLDLDFAGSIHQTDSIVPAPAPAPINLSFSTYTDSQSGEAGVVPEAVTEVSGGGDGGRGLVAKMEREARVMRYREKRKSRRFEKTIRYASRKAYAETRPRIKGRFAKRTDVAEPVPDPVYFFDPSYGVVPSF; translated from the exons atGGCGAGAGAGCTGGAAGAGAGGAGTGGGTACTGGGGGCTGACGGCGAGGCCGTGTGACACCTGCCGGACGGTGCCGGCGGTGCTCTACTGCAGAGCCGACAAGGCTTTCCTATGCACCGCGTGCGACACGCGAGTGCACGGGGCGAACACGGTGGCATCGCGCCATGAGCGGGTGTGGGTCTGCGAGGTGTGCGAGCAAGCGCCGGCCAGCGTGACCTGCAAGGCCGATGCCGCCACGCTCTGCATCACCTGTGACGCCGACATCCACTCCAATAACCAGCTCTCCCGTCGACACGAGCGCCAGCCTCTCCTCCCTTTCTATGAAACCCCCTCCAAACCCACCCCTCCCTTAGCCGATGACCCTTCCTGGCTTTTCTCCACCCCCAAATCCCCAGATCTAAAATCAAGCGAGTTCTACTTTCAGGATTCGGATCCTTACCTCGATCTCGACTTCGCTGGCTCGATCCATCAGACGGACAGCATCGTGCCGGCGCCTGCGCCGGCTCCGATCAACCTCTCCTTCAGCACCTACACCGATAGCCAAAGC GGCGAGGCCGGGGTAGTGCCGGAGGCGGTGACGGAGGTGAGCGGCGGTGGAGACGGTGGCCGTGGTTTGGTGGCAAAGATGGAGAGAGAGGCGAGAGTGATGAGGTATCGTGAGAAGCGGAAGTCTAGAAGGTTCGAGAAGACGATACGGTATGCTTCTAGAAAGGCTTACGCTGAGACCCGGCCCAGGATCAAGGGCCGGTTCGCCAAACGAACCGATGTGGCTGAACCGGTTCCCGATCCGGTTTATTTCTTCGACCCAAGTTACGGCGTCGTCCCTTCCTTCTGA